The following proteins come from a genomic window of Pirellula staleyi DSM 6068:
- a CDS encoding SDR family NAD(P)-dependent oxidoreductase encodes MGRRTLVNARVIVTGATSGIGRSLVVRLVREGARVVAIGRRADRLQQLVSEVAEPDRLTTLAVDVTECDACSRALALAQSAYGGLDILVNNAGLGGIGLFSESSPARVRDVMEVNFFAPVEWIRQSLPILRQGTKPLIVNVGSVLGHRAVPRKSEYCASKFALHGFSDALRAELAHDGIDVLLASPSTTASEFFDASRGQKSASDGKGGMSPDLVADRIVRAMQRGQHEVIMTVGGKLLVWLDRLCPPLANRLVAWWG; translated from the coding sequence ATGGGGCGTCGCACGCTGGTCAATGCCCGAGTGATCGTCACTGGTGCCACAAGTGGCATCGGCCGGTCGCTCGTGGTGCGGCTGGTGCGTGAAGGTGCCCGAGTTGTGGCGATTGGTCGCCGAGCCGATCGCTTGCAGCAGTTGGTCTCGGAAGTAGCAGAGCCCGATCGCTTAACGACACTGGCAGTGGATGTAACAGAATGCGACGCATGTTCGCGTGCGCTCGCTCTCGCACAATCAGCGTATGGCGGTCTCGATATCCTGGTGAACAACGCCGGACTGGGCGGGATTGGTCTCTTTAGCGAGTCCTCCCCGGCCCGGGTTCGCGATGTCATGGAAGTGAACTTCTTCGCGCCGGTCGAGTGGATTCGCCAATCGCTGCCGATATTGCGCCAGGGCACAAAGCCACTGATCGTGAATGTTGGCTCGGTGCTGGGGCATCGCGCAGTTCCACGCAAAAGTGAATACTGCGCCAGCAAGTTTGCCCTTCACGGTTTCAGTGATGCACTGCGGGCTGAACTGGCGCACGACGGAATCGACGTGCTTTTAGCAAGTCCGAGTACGACCGCTAGTGAGTTCTTCGATGCCTCGCGCGGTCAGAAGAGTGCGAGCGACGGTAAAGGGGGAATGTCACCTGATCTCGTTGCCGACCGAATCGTGCGTGCCATGCAGCGCGGTCAGCATGAAGTGATCATGACTGTGGGTGGAAAGCTGCTCGTTTGGCTCGACCGACTTTGCCCACCGCTGGCCAATCGCCTGGTGGCCTGGTGGGGATGA
- the hflX gene encoding GTPase HflX, with the protein MQEIQREQGVARERAILVRVILPDQYCGEDPLDEIAGLAKTAGATVVGTCVQRREIPDTTTYLGKGKVNELKEIVEANEADVVIFDNDLGPAQTRNLEQTIKVKVLDRTELILDIFASNARSYESRLAVELAQLEYSLPRLKRMWTHLSRIKMGIGMRGPGEKQLEEDRRLVERRIHELKTELHGVERRKQRQVASRADRLTVSLVGYTNAGKSTLMNALTDAGVLAADKLFATLDTRTRRWHLPSWGPVLLSDTVGFIRDLPHGLVASFRATLEEARQADLLIHVADASNPAVLEQISAVYIVLQELGIEEKDTLLVLNKIDRLADPAQLVAVKQRYPNAITISAATREGFDRLHDSVSSALSRSFADLDVQAEVSNGRLLAFLSAHGEVLSKTFSEDRVIVHCRLPHRHLGGLMRERAVVRPHTAAEFLLQDLPEHAAESEVELLEETSQPSPSVEDVA; encoded by the coding sequence GTGCAAGAGATTCAACGCGAACAAGGTGTAGCACGCGAACGAGCGATCCTCGTCCGTGTGATTCTTCCCGATCAATACTGCGGTGAAGATCCGCTCGATGAGATCGCGGGTCTTGCCAAAACAGCCGGTGCCACGGTGGTGGGAACTTGCGTGCAGCGACGCGAAATCCCCGACACCACCACCTACCTTGGCAAAGGCAAAGTGAATGAGCTCAAGGAAATTGTCGAAGCCAACGAAGCCGATGTGGTGATTTTCGACAACGACTTGGGACCTGCCCAAACGCGCAACCTCGAGCAAACGATCAAAGTGAAAGTGCTCGATCGTACGGAGTTGATTCTCGACATCTTCGCGAGCAACGCGCGGTCGTATGAATCGCGACTCGCCGTGGAACTAGCCCAACTCGAATATTCGCTGCCTCGACTGAAACGGATGTGGACCCACTTGTCGCGTATCAAGATGGGGATCGGCATGCGTGGTCCTGGTGAAAAGCAGCTGGAAGAAGATCGTCGACTCGTGGAACGCCGCATTCACGAACTCAAGACCGAACTCCATGGGGTCGAGCGTCGCAAACAGCGTCAAGTTGCCTCGCGAGCCGATCGCTTAACGGTTTCCTTGGTGGGCTACACCAACGCCGGCAAAAGCACTCTGATGAATGCTCTGACCGATGCCGGGGTCCTCGCAGCCGACAAGTTGTTCGCCACGCTCGACACGCGCACCAGGCGTTGGCATTTGCCAAGCTGGGGGCCGGTTTTGCTATCCGACACGGTTGGATTCATTCGCGATTTGCCACACGGATTGGTCGCCAGCTTCCGCGCGACACTCGAAGAAGCTCGTCAGGCCGATCTGCTGATCCACGTGGCCGATGCTTCGAATCCTGCTGTTCTCGAGCAGATCTCGGCGGTCTATATCGTGCTGCAAGAGCTGGGTATCGAAGAAAAAGATACGCTGCTCGTGCTCAACAAGATCGACCGTTTGGCCGATCCCGCACAACTGGTGGCTGTAAAGCAGCGTTATCCCAACGCGATTACCATCAGTGCTGCAACGCGCGAAGGCTTCGATCGTTTGCACGACAGCGTGAGCAGCGCTCTGAGCCGATCGTTTGCTGATCTCGATGTGCAAGCGGAAGTGAGCAACGGACGTCTACTGGCTTTCTTGTCGGCGCATGGCGAGGTGCTGAGCAAGACATTCAGCGAAGACCGCGTGATTGTCCATTGCCGTTTGCCCCATCGTCACCTCGGTGGACTAATGCGCGAGCGAGCCGTGGTTCGCCCCCACACAGCTGCGGAGTTCTTGCTTCAAGACCTTCCCGAACATGCCGCTGAGAGCGAAGTAGAATTGCTCGAGGAAACTTCGCAGCCGAGCCCCTCGGTAGAAGATGTCGCTTGA
- a CDS encoding efflux RND transporter periplasmic adaptor subunit — protein MISMPTIARSIRVARPATLAYLCLAIVPAFVFAQAPKGAAKPDVKVKAAVLDQVAETRTFVGTVKPLRKSIVGSAAPGRVEVYLVDEGQAVKKGDEIAILRTGIIQAEVDTAAAQVKVAEAELAELENGTRPEEVEQAKARLANAQANLTFRNAKLERTKSLRGTATREELEEDTNLALQAEAVYNEARFTLELLVQGPRAERIEQMRAKLLAAKAEFTRLDEQLQRHTMRAPFDGFITAELTEVGQWVMQGDPVAEVLELEYVDIEIPVLEDYIGALQIGSPASVDVQALGGRTFSGTVAIINPQADARARTFPVKVRVKNEMEGSTVLLKAGMFARVTLSVSKPIQAVMVSKDAVVLGGATPVVFVIDNAGGKQTARAVPVKLGVSLDSRTQVIGDVQPGQLVVVTGNERLRSGMEVTPQILK, from the coding sequence ATGATTTCTATGCCCACCATCGCGCGATCGATTCGTGTCGCTCGTCCCGCCACACTCGCCTACCTTTGTCTTGCTATCGTCCCTGCGTTTGTTTTTGCTCAGGCCCCCAAAGGTGCGGCAAAACCAGACGTTAAAGTGAAAGCAGCCGTGCTCGATCAAGTTGCTGAAACACGCACCTTCGTTGGCACCGTGAAACCGCTTCGCAAAAGCATCGTCGGCAGCGCTGCACCCGGACGTGTCGAGGTCTATCTCGTCGACGAAGGTCAAGCTGTGAAGAAGGGGGATGAAATTGCCATCCTTCGGACCGGCATCATCCAAGCAGAAGTTGATACGGCAGCGGCTCAAGTAAAAGTAGCCGAAGCTGAACTCGCCGAACTCGAAAACGGCACTCGCCCTGAAGAAGTCGAGCAAGCGAAAGCTCGCTTGGCCAATGCTCAGGCCAATCTAACGTTTCGCAATGCCAAGCTAGAGCGGACCAAATCACTCCGCGGCACAGCGACTCGCGAAGAACTCGAAGAAGATACGAATCTCGCGCTGCAAGCCGAAGCGGTCTACAACGAGGCTCGATTCACTCTCGAACTCCTCGTTCAAGGCCCGCGTGCCGAGCGAATCGAGCAGATGCGGGCAAAGTTGCTCGCAGCCAAAGCCGAATTCACACGCCTCGATGAACAGCTGCAACGTCACACCATGCGAGCTCCTTTCGATGGCTTTATTACGGCAGAACTCACTGAAGTTGGTCAGTGGGTAATGCAGGGTGATCCAGTCGCTGAAGTCCTAGAGCTCGAGTACGTCGACATCGAAATTCCTGTGCTGGAAGATTACATCGGAGCACTTCAAATCGGCAGCCCCGCCTCTGTCGACGTTCAAGCTCTCGGTGGCCGAACCTTTAGTGGCACAGTCGCCATCATCAATCCACAAGCCGATGCCCGTGCACGGACTTTTCCCGTTAAAGTCCGGGTGAAAAACGAGATGGAAGGGAGCACTGTCCTGCTGAAAGCGGGGATGTTCGCTCGTGTCACGCTTTCGGTCAGCAAGCCGATTCAAGCGGTGATGGTTTCCAAGGATGCCGTCGTCCTGGGTGGAGCCACCCCCGTGGTGTTTGTGATTGATAACGCCGGTGGAAAGCAAACGGCTCGCGCGGTTCCCGTGAAATTGGGAGTCTCGCTCGACAGCCGAACCCAAGTGATTGGTGATGTTCAGCCCGGTCAGTTGGTGGTTGTCACCGGTAACGAGCGGCTCCGATCGGGTATGGAAGTCACTCCTCAGATTCTTAAGTAA
- a CDS encoding efflux RND transporter permease subunit, which translates to MNLIEAFVHNPVKVTVGVILIVMFGIISAFNMPMQLTPEVEIPTLTIETTWPGASAAEVEREIVQEQEEQLKSVEGVRKMSSESMDSLGRVVLEFPVGTDMAEALLKVNTKLAQVPSYPEDANEPVINTSNASDRPIAYFILSQRIPTKEDVEQYAKQFPHLKSKLDEVYKAKNDALKMYRLSQIAETDAGLKAALPPEKDITTLRRFSEDFIEAALERVPGCSNANVVGGREEEVQVVVDPLKLAARGLSISDVRESLRGQNADTSGGDFWEGKRRNVIRTLGQYTSTEQVESTILARRDGMPVYVRDVGYAVESFKKPDGFVRRFGTRSISINAQRAVGSNVLEVMNGLRKTVDNLNSGVLKERGLQLVQVYDESEYIYSSVSLVTDNLLWGSLFTFLTLLLFLRSARSTVIIFMHILVSTIGAFLVMSLLGRSLNVPALGGLAFAVGMLVDNAIVMLENIYRRHQNGESPEEAAVRGASEVWGALLNATLANLAVFIPVLFIREEAGQMFRDIAIAISGAVALSMLVAVAVVPTAAMRILKPHTAKSRRQAAGEQFEIDEARGIWRLYAIAGRLVNHYLLGPLDVVAAIFVNGVVSINRTLQGSVILRVGMIGGVLAASLILTWAMMPKVEYLPNGNRNLIITLVLPPPGYNLDRLQEMGQIVENELKPYWDVNIDDPEVLKRDVPAISDFFFIARNRSVFIGVRAADPARVAELIPVIQKIAPKLDGSILVAKQASLFEKGISAGRTIEVEISGPDIDRLIEIGSDIMVDLKGTPDKPGLLAAAQVKPNPSLDKANPEVHVIPKWDQAADLNVTASELGYTVDALVDGAYATDYYLGGDKIDLRIVGQVEYASRIQDIKSLPIATASGQVIPLEAVAEVVNSSGPEQINRRTRQRAITLEVTPPAEMPLEAAMDLINEKVVAPRLSNGDLSGGYRIELAGTADKLRSTWASLRWNLMLAVLITYLLMAATFESWLYPLVVILTVPLGAVGGFIGLWLLNFYVLQPLDVLTMLGFIMLVGTVVNNPILIVEQSLVHIREDHMPVGEAIIESVKNRIRPIFMTTLGGLVGLFPLVIAPGAGSELYRGIGAVLLGGLLVSTVVTLVFVPALLGLTMEIRESLLRILFKKRHPDDDDDSQLDRLDLDEGENLAPALPQPSEARPVPAITSSQTVELS; encoded by the coding sequence ATGAACCTGATCGAAGCGTTTGTTCACAACCCAGTGAAGGTCACTGTGGGGGTGATTCTGATCGTCATGTTCGGCATTATCTCCGCCTTCAACATGCCGATGCAGCTGACTCCTGAAGTCGAGATACCCACCCTCACGATTGAAACCACCTGGCCGGGAGCATCGGCTGCTGAAGTTGAGCGCGAGATCGTTCAGGAGCAAGAGGAGCAGCTCAAGAGTGTCGAAGGTGTACGCAAAATGTCGAGCGAGTCGATGGATTCGCTTGGACGCGTCGTACTCGAGTTTCCCGTCGGCACCGATATGGCCGAAGCGCTGCTGAAGGTGAACACCAAACTCGCGCAGGTGCCCAGCTATCCAGAAGATGCCAACGAGCCGGTCATCAACACTTCGAACGCTTCCGACCGCCCGATTGCCTACTTCATTCTCAGTCAGCGAATTCCAACGAAAGAAGATGTCGAGCAATACGCCAAGCAGTTTCCGCACCTCAAGTCCAAGCTCGACGAGGTGTATAAGGCCAAAAACGATGCATTGAAGATGTATCGTTTGTCGCAAATTGCAGAGACCGATGCGGGGCTGAAAGCGGCACTTCCTCCCGAAAAAGATATCACTACCCTACGCCGTTTTTCAGAAGACTTTATCGAAGCCGCGCTCGAGCGCGTTCCTGGTTGCAGCAACGCCAACGTGGTGGGTGGTCGCGAAGAAGAAGTGCAGGTGGTGGTAGATCCGTTGAAGCTTGCAGCACGCGGTCTTTCGATCAGCGATGTGCGCGAGTCGTTGCGTGGTCAGAATGCCGACACTTCGGGTGGCGACTTCTGGGAAGGAAAACGCCGCAATGTCATTCGGACGCTTGGCCAGTACACCAGCACCGAACAAGTGGAGTCGACCATTCTCGCGCGGCGCGATGGAATGCCGGTCTACGTACGCGACGTCGGCTATGCCGTGGAAAGCTTCAAAAAGCCCGATGGTTTCGTGCGCCGCTTCGGCACCCGTTCGATCTCGATCAATGCCCAGCGCGCGGTCGGTTCGAACGTGCTGGAAGTGATGAACGGACTTCGCAAAACCGTTGATAATCTCAACAGCGGTGTACTGAAAGAACGTGGACTGCAACTCGTGCAGGTCTACGACGAATCGGAATACATTTACAGTTCGGTCAGCCTCGTCACCGACAACTTGCTCTGGGGTTCGCTCTTTACGTTCCTCACGCTGCTGCTGTTTTTGCGCAGCGCACGCTCGACCGTCATCATCTTCATGCACATTCTGGTGAGCACCATCGGTGCCTTTTTGGTGATGTCGCTGCTGGGACGCTCGCTCAACGTTCCCGCGCTCGGTGGTCTGGCATTCGCGGTCGGTATGCTCGTCGATAACGCGATTGTGATGCTCGAAAATATCTACCGCCGACATCAAAATGGTGAATCGCCAGAAGAGGCAGCAGTCCGTGGTGCGAGCGAAGTGTGGGGCGCTCTGCTCAACGCGACCCTTGCGAATCTCGCGGTGTTTATTCCGGTCCTCTTCATTCGCGAAGAGGCGGGACAAATGTTTCGCGATATCGCCATCGCTATCAGCGGCGCTGTCGCCCTTTCGATGCTCGTGGCCGTGGCTGTGGTCCCCACCGCCGCCATGCGAATCCTGAAACCGCACACCGCCAAGAGTCGACGACAAGCGGCTGGCGAGCAGTTCGAAATCGATGAAGCACGCGGAATCTGGCGGCTCTATGCCATTGCTGGCCGCTTGGTCAATCACTACTTGCTCGGTCCGCTCGATGTGGTGGCAGCGATTTTCGTTAACGGTGTGGTGTCGATTAATCGAACGCTTCAAGGGAGCGTGATTTTACGCGTCGGCATGATCGGTGGTGTGCTGGCCGCCAGTTTGATCCTCACCTGGGCGATGATGCCCAAGGTCGAATACCTTCCTAACGGCAATCGCAATCTGATCATCACTCTGGTGCTGCCTCCTCCAGGCTACAACCTCGATCGACTGCAGGAGATGGGGCAGATTGTCGAAAACGAACTCAAGCCCTACTGGGACGTAAATATCGATGACCCGGAAGTGTTGAAACGCGATGTCCCTGCGATTTCCGACTTCTTTTTCATCGCCCGCAATCGGAGTGTGTTTATCGGCGTACGTGCTGCCGATCCCGCGCGAGTGGCCGAACTGATCCCGGTCATCCAAAAGATTGCGCCAAAACTCGATGGCTCGATTCTAGTCGCCAAACAAGCGAGCTTGTTTGAGAAAGGAATTTCAGCAGGACGTACCATCGAGGTGGAAATCTCGGGCCCCGATATCGATCGGCTGATTGAAATCGGCAGCGACATCATGGTCGACCTCAAGGGAACCCCCGATAAGCCCGGGCTCCTGGCTGCAGCGCAAGTTAAGCCCAACCCAAGTCTCGACAAAGCGAATCCCGAAGTGCACGTGATTCCCAAGTGGGATCAAGCGGCCGACTTAAACGTCACCGCCAGTGAACTGGGCTACACGGTGGATGCCCTCGTCGACGGCGCTTATGCCACCGACTACTACTTGGGTGGCGATAAAATCGATCTGCGGATCGTCGGGCAAGTGGAATATGCGAGCCGCATTCAGGATATCAAGTCGCTCCCCATCGCTACGGCTTCGGGGCAAGTGATTCCGCTGGAAGCAGTGGCTGAGGTGGTCAACAGCAGCGGTCCAGAGCAGATCAATCGACGCACCCGGCAACGAGCTATTACGCTCGAAGTAACCCCACCGGCTGAAATGCCCCTCGAGGCAGCGATGGACCTGATCAACGAGAAGGTTGTCGCGCCGAGGCTTTCCAACGGCGATCTCTCGGGAGGCTATCGCATTGAACTTGCCGGTACAGCCGACAAACTGCGCAGCACCTGGGCCTCCCTGCGCTGGAACCTCATGCTGGCGGTCCTTATCACCTACTTGCTGATGGCGGCAACGTTCGAATCGTGGCTCTATCCGCTGGTCGTGATTCTCACCGTACCACTGGGGGCGGTGGGTGGTTTCATCGGTCTCTGGCTGCTGAATTTCTACGTGCTACAGCCTCTCGATGTGCTGACGATGCTCGGGTTTATCATGCTGGTCGGTACGGTAGTGAACAACCCGATTCTGATTGTCGAGCAATCGCTTGTGCATATCCGGGAGGATCATATGCCGGTCGGTGAGGCGATTATCGAAAGCGTGAAAAATCGTATTCGGCCGATCTTTATGACCACGCTTGGTGGTTTGGTCGGGCTCTTTCCGCTGGTCATCGCCCCAGGTGCTGGTAGCGAACTCTATCGCGGTATCGGTGCGGTGCTGCTCGGCGGTCTGCTGGTCTCGACTGTGGTGACCCTGGTGTTTGTGCCCGCTTTACTTGGGCTGACGATGGAGATTCGCGAGTCGCTGCTGCGAATCCTCTTCAAAAAACGACACCCGGACGACGACGACGACAGCCAACTCGATCGCCTCGACCTCGACGAAGGAGAGAATCTGGCCCCTGCTCTTCCCCAGCCAAGTGAAGCGCGACCTGTGCCGGCAATCACCTCGAGCCAAACCGTCGAATTGTCGTAG
- a CDS encoding MarR family transcriptional regulator, translating to MLEHDFHDSIGCWVGMTARAFERALNEELAPHGITFQQWQVLAWLAFEGELSQAQLAQRLRVEAPTLVGILDRMERDMWIERVVAAGDRRKKLIRPMPKVKPVWERILAAARSVRMRATQGVSAVELEQVRLILERLRLNLSGEDELQTTPRPAAQPARDDLGREVLELTEEIVRSSQRAAVPPMVLEPHSP from the coding sequence ATGCTGGAGCATGATTTTCACGATAGCATCGGTTGCTGGGTGGGGATGACCGCACGGGCGTTCGAACGAGCTTTGAACGAAGAGCTCGCTCCGCACGGCATCACCTTCCAGCAGTGGCAGGTGCTTGCCTGGCTTGCCTTTGAGGGTGAATTGTCGCAGGCCCAGTTGGCCCAACGCCTGCGGGTAGAGGCCCCTACTTTGGTGGGTATTCTGGACCGCATGGAACGCGACATGTGGATCGAACGTGTCGTTGCTGCGGGTGACCGCCGCAAGAAGCTGATTCGACCAATGCCCAAGGTTAAGCCGGTTTGGGAACGGATTCTGGCAGCCGCCCGATCGGTTCGTATGCGAGCTACTCAAGGAGTCTCGGCGGTCGAGCTCGAGCAGGTTCGTCTGATCCTCGAGCGTCTTCGGCTGAACCTTTCGGGGGAAGATGAACTCCAAACAACCCCCCGCCCTGCAGCTCAGCCAGCTCGCGATGATCTCGGTCGCGAAGTGCTGGAACTGACCGAAGAAATTGTCCGTTCGTCTCAACGTGCCGCTGTTCCTCCCATGGTGCTGGAGCCCCACTCGCCATGA